One segment of Dolichospermum sp. DET69 DNA contains the following:
- a CDS encoding DUF1080 domain-containing protein encodes MTLYKLVDSGQPLLPPPDVQRTTFSIDAVARFVCNTWDEILAAQAGGQFDAIVIGSGMYGAYTATKLFEFGRRMKTKEEQEQAPRVLVLESGPFLISEHIQNLTNVGNVGQFVEEVLFEPGQVSGTPFEKFVKHHRCVGGKSLFWGGWTPRLVDTDVEKVDADGAKLWPDDVREYLFRQPQPDGSVFDGYEFIEREIGAVSVQDFINGSLYEALKTLAQDVVANNRVASLNAVLPPPIAVQGDSPVSGLFSMDKFSSLPLLLDSIREAKGKPDTESKLFLVPYAEVLKLETVKGVVTQVVIALIDPSAPKDKSKARVVRLNLKSSAMVIIAGNTINSTRLALNSFPHPSQLAPNGELMGRNLMSHVRGNFVWKVTRNALGISATDTTLRTAALHIQGSTQTSQEPGQFHFQFYAAPNVNTGFFLGAANNPEEFLYRMIPNLDDVQSILDSQKGLGDRVVIGIRTTGETFGDRTSPIGSNNNVSWMNVSPFANDVYFENGQPLRIPKAFVNLVETPADRQVRDAQSEAAFAFIEALANQPKGGARSKDDNGPIYFFSGNEDAPGTTFHESGTLWMGTDYTKSVTDTNGRFHHVSNAYCVDQSIFPTAGSANPVPTGLTLSRKIARSIIERYTSEDISDEPGFQTLYSGNFKADGWEIAASGSQNFFDVLGQNPPVLGTGVDNQNVGLGVIWFKSKKFKNFILKLQWKAFDIEANSGIFLRMPEPTALNDSFYNSSIEIQIDERGYDYPHNIYGSPLHKTGAVYEVFPAQRWAAKVLSPRNSGNSGYWNSYEITVQNNNIEVKLNGQLVSQGTLSDLLPFDAPNDGKKKRSEGFIGLQCHTEVVQFRNIRIKEL; translated from the coding sequence ATGACCTTGTACAAACTGGTTGATTCAGGACAACCTTTGCTACCACCACCTGACGTGCAGAGAACTACATTTTCAATAGATGCAGTTGCTCGGTTCGTTTGCAATACGTGGGATGAAATTCTGGCAGCACAAGCTGGTGGTCAATTTGATGCGATTGTCATTGGCTCAGGTATGTATGGTGCATACACCGCTACCAAGCTATTCGAGTTTGGTCGCCGGATGAAAACAAAAGAAGAGCAGGAGCAGGCTCCACGAGTTTTAGTTTTAGAGTCTGGTCCATTCCTGATTAGTGAACATATTCAAAACCTTACCAATGTAGGTAATGTCGGTCAGTTTGTTGAAGAAGTCTTGTTTGAGCCAGGGCAAGTAAGCGGTACACCTTTTGAGAAGTTTGTTAAACATCACCGATGTGTCGGTGGCAAATCTCTCTTCTGGGGAGGCTGGACACCACGTCTAGTCGATACCGATGTTGAGAAAGTCGATGCAGATGGAGCTAAACTTTGGCCCGACGATGTTCGAGAGTATCTATTTCGCCAACCTCAACCAGATGGGTCTGTGTTTGATGGGTATGAATTTATTGAGAGAGAAATCGGTGCCGTTTCCGTTCAAGACTTTATCAATGGCTCTTTATATGAAGCTTTGAAAACTCTTGCTCAAGACGTTGTAGCCAATAACCGTGTTGCCTCTCTTAATGCAGTCCTGCCACCGCCAATTGCTGTGCAGGGTGATTCACCAGTCTCAGGCTTGTTCAGTATGGATAAGTTCAGCAGCTTGCCTTTGCTGCTTGATTCTATCCGCGAAGCCAAAGGTAAACCAGATACCGAAAGTAAGCTATTCCTGGTTCCTTACGCTGAGGTTCTCAAACTAGAAACAGTTAAGGGTGTTGTCACCCAAGTTGTGATTGCTTTAATCGATCCGTCCGCACCGAAGGATAAGAGCAAAGCTCGTGTTGTGAGGTTGAATCTCAAGTCCAGTGCTATGGTAATCATCGCTGGCAATACCATCAACTCCACACGTCTAGCTTTAAATTCCTTCCCTCATCCTTCTCAGTTAGCACCTAATGGAGAATTAATGGGACGAAACCTCATGTCCCACGTTCGCGGTAACTTTGTCTGGAAAGTCACCCGAAATGCCCTAGGAATCTCAGCAACCGATACCACTTTGAGAACTGCTGCGTTACATATTCAAGGTTCAACTCAGACATCACAAGAACCAGGGCAATTCCATTTTCAATTTTATGCCGCTCCCAATGTGAATACAGGATTCTTCCTCGGTGCTGCTAACAATCCAGAAGAGTTTCTGTACCGGATGATACCTAATTTGGATGATGTACAATCCATTCTCGACTCCCAGAAAGGTCTGGGGGACAGAGTTGTGATCGGCATTCGCACCACGGGAGAAACTTTTGGCGACAGAACCAGCCCCATTGGTAGCAACAACAACGTCAGTTGGATGAATGTTAGTCCTTTCGCTAATGATGTGTACTTTGAGAACGGTCAGCCCCTGCGGATACCTAAAGCTTTTGTGAACCTAGTTGAAACCCCTGCCGACAGACAAGTTCGAGACGCTCAGTCCGAGGCAGCTTTTGCCTTCATAGAGGCGTTGGCGAATCAACCAAAAGGCGGTGCAAGGAGTAAGGATGATAACGGACCGATTTATTTCTTCAGTGGAAACGAAGATGCACCTGGAACTACTTTTCATGAATCTGGTACTCTCTGGATGGGAACTGATTACACCAAATCTGTCACAGATACTAATGGGCGTTTCCACCATGTCTCCAATGCCTACTGCGTAGATCAGTCAATTTTCCCCACTGCTGGTTCTGCCAATCCCGTACCCACAGGATTAACCTTATCCCGTAAAATTGCTCGTTCAATTATTGAACGCTATACCTCAGAGGATATTAGTGACGAACCAGGCTTTCAAACTCTTTATAGCGGCAACTTCAAAGCAGATGGCTGGGAAATTGCGGCATCAGGTAGCCAAAACTTCTTTGATGTTTTAGGTCAGAATCCTCCAGTGCTGGGTACTGGTGTTGATAATCAGAACGTCGGACTTGGTGTTATCTGGTTTAAAAGTAAAAAATTCAAGAATTTCATCTTGAAGTTGCAGTGGAAAGCCTTTGACATCGAAGCCAATTCTGGGATCTTTTTGAGAATGCCAGAACCAACTGCTCTAAATGATAGTTTCTATAACTCCAGCATCGAAATTCAAATTGATGAGCGGGGTTATGACTATCCCCATAATATCTATGGTAGCCCATTACACAAGACGGGTGCAGTATACGAGGTTTTCCCTGCCCAACGATGGGCAGCCAAGGTATTAAGTCCTCGCAACTCAGGTAATTCTGGCTACTGGAATAGCTATGAAATCACAGTGCAGAATAATAATATTGAGGTCAAACTCAATGGTCAATTAGTTAGTCAAGGAACACTTTCAGACCTGTTGCCGTTCGATGCCCCCAATGATGGCAAGAAAAAACGTTCTGAGGGTTTTATTGGTTTGCAGTGCCATACGGAAGTAGTACAGTTTCGTAATATTCGCATCAAGGAACTGTAA
- a CDS encoding LysM peptidoglycan-binding domain-containing protein, with product MPLNLKTNQEPINPNDPEYQDVLKDLQGNILKGHGRDKSGHIFLTFPNPQENPEKIAALKNWIAQLAINEITSAQQQLNESKAWRENKTPGKTFVHFALSSSGYTKLGFSDSQQPKGANLQKRTKEKDDYEEVFQQGMKLRKNALLDPPVSSWDDNFRKDIDALVIIADDNSEILNQKFLEIEKQLKDITTNIFNEQGDTVRKSFNGNDPIVVEHFGYADGISQPIFLQQGVTSGSNFSQDAPLNLVLIPDPFGTSGVSFGSFLLFRKLEQNVQGFKKAEFALSQALGTPFALAGAMAVGRFEDGTPLVLQSNDGSIGLNDFDYQGDSQGLRCPFQSHIRKSNPRLESVKQGGPFAQSTEQELGHRIARRGVTYGGPLSDFSQDFDRLPRTGVGLLFMCYQSDIWEQFEFIQRFWCNNPKFLEPAMNNNPNYHRTGLDAVIGQRQGNQEDPLIKEVPEVPKNWPESYGQPTVKPDITPENEFGQFVTLKGGEYFFSASITFLKSLSNQSSPEETAEPTPGAFYVVKSGDTLFIIAENAYGDGSNFSVIYEANQDAIGNNSEVIVPGQRLFIPLL from the coding sequence ATGCCACTCAATTTAAAGACTAATCAAGAGCCAATTAATCCTAATGATCCAGAGTATCAAGATGTACTTAAAGATTTGCAAGGCAATATTCTTAAAGGACATGGAAGAGACAAATCTGGACATATTTTCTTGACTTTTCCCAATCCTCAAGAAAATCCCGAAAAAATTGCTGCTCTCAAAAATTGGATTGCTCAACTCGCCATTAATGAAATTACATCTGCTCAACAGCAATTAAATGAGTCTAAAGCCTGGAGAGAAAATAAAACTCCAGGAAAAACATTTGTCCACTTTGCCTTATCTTCCAGTGGCTATACTAAACTAGGTTTTTCTGATTCTCAGCAACCCAAGGGAGCAAATCTGCAAAAACGAACGAAAGAGAAAGACGATTATGAAGAAGTTTTTCAACAAGGAATGAAGTTGCGAAAGAATGCACTTTTAGATCCGCCTGTTAGCTCTTGGGATGACAATTTTAGGAAAGATATTGATGCCTTAGTTATCATTGCAGATGATAATTCAGAAATTCTGAATCAAAAATTTTTAGAAATTGAGAAACAGCTAAAGGATATCACCACAAATATTTTTAATGAGCAAGGTGATACGGTGCGAAAATCTTTTAATGGCAATGACCCTATCGTAGTTGAGCATTTTGGCTATGCAGATGGAATCAGTCAACCGATCTTTTTGCAGCAGGGTGTCACATCTGGGAGTAATTTTTCCCAGGATGCGCCGCTTAATCTTGTCTTGATTCCTGATCCTTTTGGCACGTCAGGGGTTAGCTTTGGTAGCTTCCTTCTCTTTCGCAAGCTTGAGCAAAATGTTCAAGGATTTAAGAAGGCAGAATTTGCCCTTTCCCAAGCATTAGGTACTCCTTTTGCGTTAGCTGGAGCAATGGCAGTGGGACGTTTTGAAGATGGGACTCCACTAGTTTTGCAGTCTAATGATGGTTCTATCGGTTTAAATGACTTTGACTATCAAGGTGATTCTCAAGGGCTAAGATGCCCATTTCAATCCCATATTCGCAAAAGCAATCCCCGTCTGGAGTCTGTTAAACAAGGTGGACCTTTTGCTCAAAGCACAGAACAAGAACTTGGTCATCGAATTGCCAGACGAGGAGTGACCTATGGCGGACCTTTAAGCGATTTTTCACAAGACTTTGATCGTCTGCCGAGAACTGGAGTCGGTTTATTATTTATGTGTTACCAGTCCGATATTTGGGAACAGTTTGAGTTTATTCAACGCTTCTGGTGTAATAATCCCAAATTCCTTGAACCTGCCATGAACAATAATCCCAATTATCATAGAACCGGATTGGATGCAGTGATTGGTCAAAGACAAGGAAACCAAGAAGATCCCTTAATCAAGGAAGTTCCCGAAGTGCCAAAAAATTGGCCTGAGTCCTATGGACAGCCGACTGTCAAACCCGATATTACCCCAGAAAATGAATTTGGACAGTTTGTGACTTTAAAAGGGGGTGAATACTTTTTTTCTGCGAGTATAACTTTCCTCAAAAGCTTGAGTAACCAATCTTCTCCTGAAGAAACTGCTGAACCTACACCTGGCGCATTTTATGTTGTCAAATCTGGCGACACCCTATTCATAATAGCTGAGAATGCTTATGGAGATGGGAGTAATTTTTCAGTAATTTACGAAGCTAATCAAGACGCGATTGGAAATAATTCTGAAGTGATCGTTCCTGGACAGAGGCTTTTTATCCCCTTACTTTAA
- a CDS encoding N-acetyl-gamma-glutamyl-phosphate reductase, with translation MGNLRRVPVGIVGASGYGGVQLVRLLMDHPEVELVYLGGESSAGKSFADLYPHFGNIVNLPIEAVEPDIIASRCEVVFLSLPNGLACQIAPQLIEKGCKVLDLSADYRFGDLKTYTDWYGTQRSDRTLAATAVYGLPELYRDRIAEANLVGCPGCYPTASLLALSPLLKQGLIVPETAIIDAKSGTSGGGRQAKVNLLLAEADNSLGAYNVGSHRHTPEIEQICSELAGHEVTIQFTPHLIPMVRGILATVYASMRDPGLVRDDLITIYSAFYRNSPWVKICNSGTYPQTKWACGSNNCYIGIEVDPRTGRVIVMSAIDNLIKGQAGQAIQCMNLMLGWDETLGLPKVGFYP, from the coding sequence ATGGGAAATTTAAGACGCGTACCAGTTGGAATTGTTGGCGCGTCAGGGTATGGTGGAGTGCAGCTAGTGCGACTGCTGATGGATCATCCTGAAGTAGAACTTGTTTATTTAGGTGGTGAAAGCAGCGCGGGTAAATCCTTTGCTGACCTTTATCCACATTTCGGTAATATAGTAAATTTGCCCATTGAAGCAGTAGAACCGGACATTATTGCTAGTCGTTGTGAAGTGGTATTTCTGTCTTTACCCAATGGACTGGCTTGCCAAATTGCTCCCCAACTTATAGAAAAAGGTTGTAAGGTACTGGATCTGAGTGCTGATTATCGCTTTGGTGATTTGAAAACTTATACAGATTGGTATGGTACTCAAAGAAGCGATCGCACCCTAGCCGCGACAGCAGTTTATGGGTTACCAGAATTGTACCGCGATCGCATTGCCGAAGCCAATCTAGTCGGCTGTCCCGGTTGCTATCCTACAGCCAGTTTACTCGCACTTTCCCCACTTTTAAAACAAGGTTTAATCGTTCCCGAAACAGCCATTATTGATGCCAAATCTGGCACATCTGGAGGTGGAAGACAAGCGAAGGTAAACCTGTTATTAGCCGAAGCTGATAACTCCCTGGGTGCTTATAACGTCGGTAGCCACCGCCACACACCAGAAATTGAGCAGATTTGTAGCGAATTGGCAGGTCATGAAGTCACAATCCAATTTACACCCCATTTGATCCCAATGGTACGGGGGATTTTAGCCACTGTGTACGCCTCTATGCGTGATCCTGGTTTAGTTCGTGATGACCTAATTACTATCTATAGTGCCTTTTATCGCAATTCTCCTTGGGTGAAAATCTGCAATAGTGGTACTTATCCTCAAACAAAATGGGCGTGCGGAAGCAATAATTGTTATATCGGCATAGAAGTTGACCCCCGCACAGGGCGCGTTATTGTCATGTCAGCTATTGACAACCTGATTAAAGGTCAAGCCGGACAAGCAATTCAATGTATGAACCTGATGCTAGGCTGGGATGAAACCTTGGGATTACCTAAAGTTGGGTTTTATCCTTAA